TCCGGAGAAACGTCGCCACCGCATCGAAGAGGTAGAAGCGCGCGTGCTCCGACTGCGGCGGGACGGGCGGCGCTGGCGCCTGCAGCCCCCCCAGCTCCGGCACGAGCTGCGCGAGGTATGGCGCGCCGGCCGCGTCCGCAACACGTGGCAGGCAGGCCCGGATCACCTGAATCCACGGCCAGTAGGGCGGAGCGCCCTCGCCCTCCCAGCACCGCCCCCAGACCACGAGGTGACCCCGCTCCGCGGCCTCACGCGCCAGCTCCTCCACCAGCCGGGTCTTCCCGATACCCGCCTCCCCGACGACGAGGAAGAAGCGTCCGCGGCTCGTCGCGGCGTCTTCGAGACCCGCGCGTAGCTCCACGAGCTCGTGATGCCGACCGACGAAGACCGCCTGCATCGCGGAGATCATTCCGCTCTCACGGGCTGACGGCAAGGACGGGGGGCTTGACAGGGGAAGATCATGACAGTAGTGAACTGTCATTCATTTATGAACAAGGCCTCACTCCGGGTGGCGCCGGCGAACCGTGTCGAGCGGCGGCGCGAGCGGACGCGGCGCGATCTCCTGGCGGCGGCCGTCCGCGTGCTGGCCAGGAAGGGGCTCCACGACACCAAGGTGGCCGACATCGCGGCCGCGGCCGACATCGGCGTCGGCACCTTCTACCTGCACTTCCCGACCAAGGACGCGCTGTTCGACGCCGTCGTCGAGGAGACGGTCGCGCGCTTGAAGGCCACCATCGATGCCGCCCGCGCCGCCGCGCCCGACGCGGTCGCGCGCATGCGGGCCGCCAACGCCGCTTTCTGCCGCTTCGCCCAGGAGAACCGCGAGGTCTTCAAGATCGTCTTCGGTCACGCGGCCGCCTACAACGACGTCATCCGGCGGGCGCAGGCGCTGTTTGCCGCCGACATCGAGGAGACGATCCGCGAAGGGGTCGCGAGCGGCGCCTTCGCTCCGGTGCCGCCGCCGCTCGCGGCCCAGGCCGTGGTCGGCATGGCCACCCAGGTGCTGTCGTGGTGGACCGAGCAGGAGTCGCTGTCGATCGACACCTTGCAGGAAACGATGATCGGACTCGCGCTTCGCGGGCTCGGCGTGCACGCGCCGGACGCCGGGGCGCCCAGAGGAGGACCTTCCCATGGCTGACGCTGCGCTTCGCACCGCCCCCGAGGAGGAGCAGGGGGAAAGCCTGCCCACCACCTTCGACCTCCACTACACCTGGCGCTACGAGCCGGCCCGCCTCGAGCTGAAGAACCTCTACGAGAAGGCCAAACGGGACCAGTGGAACGCCACCGACCAGCTCCCGTGGTCGACCGACGTCGACCCGGAGCGGGAGAACGTCCCCGACCTGCAGATCCCCGTCTACGGCACCCACATCTGGGAGAAGCTGACCGCGGCAGACATCCGGAAGCTCCGCCGCGAGGCGCTCGCCTGGACGCTGTCGCAGTTCATGCACGGCGAGCAGGGCGCGTTGCTCGCGACCGCGCAGATCGTCGACGCCACGCCGTGGATCGAGTCCAAGTTCTACGGCGCCACCCAGGTGATGGACGAGGCGCGGCACGTCGAGGTCTACTCGCGCTACCTGCGCGAGAAGCTCACCGCGGCCTACCCCGTCAACCGCCACCTGAAGGTGCTGCTCGACCAGATCCTCACCGACTCCCGCTGGGACATGAAGTACCTCGGGATGCAGATCATGGTGGAGGGGCTCGCGATGGCGGCCTTCGGCTACATGCACAAGATGTGTCAGGAGCCGCTGCTCACCGAGCTCACCCACTACGTCATGCGCGACGAGTCGCGGCACGTCGCCTTCGGCGTCCTGTCGCTGAGCGACTTCTATCACGACCTGCCGGCGCGCGAGCTGCGCGAGCGCGAGGAGTTCCTCTACGAGGGCTGCCGGCTCATGCGCGACCGGCTGCTCATGGAGGACGTGTGGGAGGTGATGGGCTGGCCGGTGGACGAGGTGCGCGAGATCGTGCTCGCGTCGCCGCAGATGAAGCTCTTCCGGCAGATGCTCTTCTCGAAGGTCGTGCCCAACGTGAAGCGGCTCGGACTCCTCTCGCCATACGTCCGGGAGCGCTTCGCCGAGCTCGACATCCTGCAGTTCGAGAACGAGGAGCCGTCGGCCTGAAGCTCGCGCGGCGCGCCGCCCCGTGGGCGGTCACGCTCGCCATCTTCGCGTTTCTGTTCTGGCGCATCCCGGTCGGGCGAGTCGTCGACACGCTCGCCGGAGCGCGGTGGGGATGGTACGTCCTGCTGCTCCTGCCCTATTCCGTCTTCTACTTCCTGGTCGACGCGTTCGTGGTGCAGCAAGCCGTAGGCTGGTTCAACGTCCACGTCCCCTACCGCGACATCCTGCCGGTCCGCGCCACGACCTACATCCTCTCGCTCGTGAACACCCAGCTCGGCCAGGGCGGCATCGCGCTCTACCTGCACCGCCGCCACCAGGTGCCGTTCTGGGAGGTGACCGGCACGGTGCTCCTGCTCTCCTTCGTCGAGGTTTACCAGCTCGCGTTCTATTCCCTGGTCGGGGCGCTGGCGGCGGGCGAGCTCGGCCGGGTGGCGCCCGTGGCCGTTTACGTGGTGCTCGCCCTCTACCTCGCCGTCCACCTCTGGTACTTCTCGCGGCCTCGCGGCGGCCGGCTCGGGCAGGCGCCGCTGCTGGCGGCGTTCCGCCGGGCGCGGCCCGCGCACTACCTCCTGCTCCTCCTGTACAAGACGCCGAACCTGCTCGCGGCGGTCACGACGCACTGGCTCGCACTCCCGCTCTTCGGCATGCGGATCCCGTTCACCGCGCTCCTCGCGGGCCTGCCGCTGGTCTTCTTCTTCGCCGCCCTGCCGGTCGCCGCGGCGCACCTCGGGCCGAGCCAGGCCGCCTGGGTCTACATCTTCCGCCGTTACGCGCCGGAAGCCGGGCTGGTCGCCTACAGCCTGGCCGCCCACCTCGCCTTCATGCTGCTGAACGCCGCGATCGGGCTCATCTTCCTGCGCCGGGCCGTGCGCGAGCTCGCCTGACGGCGCCCGCCGCCTGCACGGCCGCCGCGGTGCCGTTGACGCCGAGGACCACGAGCCCGGCGGCGTCGAGCACGGGACCCCAGCCCGGACCGGGCCGCGCGACGACGGCCGCCAGCAGGCCGGCGAGCAGGTAGTTGCAGACGCCGGCCGCGTGGCCGATTCGCGTGTACGCGCGCGCCGCCTCGGCCCGCCCGGCCGCCGAGGCGAGGGCGTAGGCGCCGAACGAGACCGCGATCGCCACCGGGACGCGCGACTGGAGGAGTCCCAGGGTCGCGCCCGTCGACGCCGCGCCCAGCACGAAGAGCACGTCGGCGGCGTTGTCGAGCAGCGCGCCGTGACGGGTAGCGCCTCCGAGCCGGCGCGCGAGCGGCCCGTCGAGGAGGTCGGTGGCCGCGCCGACGCTCCACAGCCCGAGCGGCAGCCATGCGCCGCCCGGCCGGTCGATCGTGCGCGCGAGCGCGAGGGGCAGCGCCACGGCCGCCCCGACGCGGGCGAGGCTCAAGGCGTCGGCCGCTCGTGACACGGCTCAGCGCTTCGCTCCCTCGGTGACCTCGATCGGCCGGCGGGTGCGGTCGCGCCGGAGCAGCACGTAGAGGGCGCCGGCCCCACCGTCGCACGGCCGGGCCGTCGTGAAGGCGAGCACGACGCGCGCCGGGCGCCCCCGTGCGAGCCACACCTTCAGCCGCTCCTTCAGCACCGGCATCTGGTCCTTCGAGTTGAGACCGCGGCCGTGGACGATCAGGACGCAGCGGAGCCCGGCCCGGACGGCCTCGGTGAGGAAGCGGTCCACCGCCGCGCGCGCGGCCTCGGCGGTCATGCCGTGCAGGTCCAGGTGGGCTTGCCACGCGAAGTCGCCCCGCCTGAGGCGCCTCACCAGGCGTGGATCGAGTCCGACGATGGCGCCCTCGATGTACTCGCGGGTGTCGGCGATGTCGAAGCGCGCCGCGCCCGTGACGAGGTCGGAGAGCAGCGCCAGCGCCTCCGCCTCTTCGCTGACCGGCCGGCGCGATGCGCCCGCGGGGCGCGGCCCCTCGATCCGGTTGCCGCGATCGTCGCCGAGACGTGCGACGCCCTCCATGGCGTGGGCGAAGAGGACGCCCTCGTCGGGGACGGGGGGCGCGGCGGCGACGCTCCGTGGCCGCGGGGGTGGCACCGCACGAGGCGCGCCGCGCAGGCGCTGGCCGAGCTGCGTGAACGGCGCGTTGAGCCGCACCCGCTTCGGGACCGGGACCGCGCGATCACTCCGGGTGCGCTGCCGATCGCGGGCCACGACCGCGATGTAGCACACCGGGCCGGAGCGCTACAGGGCGCTGCCCTGCCGGGCGCCCGACGCGCGACGCAAGCGGACGGGGATGCGCACGCGGAAACGGCTGCCGGCCCCCCACTCGCTCTCGACCTCCACCTCGCCGCCCAGCTGCTCGACGAGTCGCTTGACGATGTAGAGCCCGAGGCCGACGCCGCCGTGGCGGCGGGTGTTGGCGGTCTCAACCTGCCGGAACATCTCGAAGATGACCGGCAGATCCTCGTGACGGATGCCGATGCCCGTGTCGGCGACCGTGAAGACGACGGCGCCGTCGGCCGGCTCGGCCGAGATCGTCACGTGGCCCCGCTCGGTGAACTTGATCGCGTTGCCGACGAGGTTCTTCAGCACCGTGCGCAGCTTCGCCCGGTCGGTCTCCAGCTCCGGCAGGTCCGCGGCGAGCTCCCAGCGGACCTCGACGGCGCGCGCGTCGAGCCGCGCTGCCGTGTCGGCCTCGAGATCGGCGAGCAGGTCCGTCAGCGAGACGCGCGCGACGGACACGTCCAAGCGTCCTGCCTCGAGACGGTTCAGGTCGAGAGTGGCCGAGATCAGGTCGAAGAGCTCGCGGCTGCTGCGCTGGACGCGCGCGATCACGTTCTGCTGCTCGGGCGCGAGCGCCCCGAACGCTTCTTCGAGCAGGAGGTCGGCGTAGCCCATGATCACGTTGAGCGGCGTCCGGAGCTCGTGCGACATGGTGGCCACGAACTCGGACTTGAGGCGGCTCGCCTTCCGCAGATCCGCCACCAGGCGGGCGTTCTGGAGCGCGACCGCGGCCTGATGCGCCAGTCCCTCCGCCAGGGCCGCCTCCCGCGCCGAGGGCTTACGGTCCGGCGTCCAGAGGACGGTGAGGACGCCGATCACGCTCCCACCCCACTCCATGGCGACGCTGAGCTCCGAGTCGCAGCCGAGCCGTGGGACCCAGGCGCGGCCCAGCCGGGGCCCGTCGCCGCCGATCTCGTAGAGCCCGCCGTCACGTCCGGCGTGCCGGACCGCCTCCGCCCGGTCGTCGTCGAGACCGTACACGCCCTCAACGCGGTGGCGCCGCTCGTGCGGGTCCCACAGCACGACGAACGCGACGCCGGCGCGGGTGAGAGAGGCAGCCCGGGAGGCAAGCCGGGCGAGCAGGTCGGCGGGCTCGAGCGCTAGGCTCAGCTCGCGGCCGACGTCGAGCAGCGCGCTCGCGTGCGCCGCGGTGTCGCGCTCCGCCTCCGCGAGCCGCGCTCGCAGACGGTCGATCTCCGCCCGCAGCGCCTCGACGGCCAGGCCGTCGCCGGTGCGGGCGCCCTGCTCGCCCGCCGAGCGCACCTCAGGCGCCGTCCTCGGGGTTGCCGTCCTCGAGCGGGCACCCGAGCTCGGCGGCGAGCTGCTGGAGCGCGCGCCAGGCAAGCTTGCTCGGCAGAACGTGCCCGTTCTCCCACCGGCTGACCGTCGAGAAGGTGACGCTGAGCGCCTGGGCAAGGCCTTCCTGCGTGAGCCCGACGCGCCGCCGCCACTTGCGGATCACCTCCGCGGCCTGCGAGGGAGGCCCGGCCGACAACGTCACCGATGAGCGAGAAGCCCGCATAAACGTCTATGGCCAGAAGCAACCCAGGTGCCACGGAGGCGGGCCTCGAAAAACCGGGCCCCGGCCGGCCCGCCGAAGGCTCCCAAGCGTCACGCACGCGTCTTGCGTCCAAATCATGACGCGCGTGACCCCCGTCCTTGCGGCTCCCGGGGGCCCTTGCTAAGCGCGAGACATGCCCGGCCCGCAGGAGATCCTGGAAGCGCTGCGAAGCGTCAAGTATCCGGGGTACACCCGCGACATCGTGTCCTTCGGGATGGTGAAGGACATCCAGGTCTCGTCGGCGGGGACGGCGGTCCACCTGGCGCCCAGCACGGCGCAGGAGGAGGTCGTCAGGCAGATCGAGGCGGCCGTGCGGGCAGCCGTCGCTGCCATGCCGGGCATCACCGGTCCGGTGACGGTGATCCGCGAGCAGGCGCCGCAGCCCCAGGCGCGGCGGGGACCGCAGCCGATTCCCGGCGTCGGGAGCGTGCTCGCCGTCGCCAGCGGCAAGGGCGGCGTCGGCAAGTCGACCGTCGCCACCAACCTCGCCCTGGCGCTCGCGAGCCTCGGCCAGCGCACCGGCCTCCTCGACGCCGACGTCTACGGCCCGAGCGTCCCCTGGATGCTCGGCATCGAGGACAAGGCGCGGCCGGTTGAAGGCGGACGCCTGGTCCCGGCCGAGAAGCACGGGCTCCGCGTCATGTCGATGGGGATGTTCCTGGGCGACCAGACCCCGGTCATCTGGCGTGGCCCCATGGTGACCAAGCTCATCACCGAGTTCCTCCGCAACGTCGTCTGGGGCGAACTGGACGTCCTCGTGCTCGACCTGCCGCCCGGCACCGGCGACGTGCAGCTCACCCTCACCCAGCAGGTGAAGATCACCGGCGGCGTCATCGTCACGACGCCCCAGGAGGTCGCGCTCGCCGACGTCCGCCGCGGCATCGCGATGTTCCAGCAGATGAAGGCGCCGGTGCTCGGCCTGATCGAGAACATGACCTACCACATCTGCCCCGGCTGCGGCGCGCGTGCCGACATCTTCGCCCACGGCGGCGGCGCCCGCATGGCCGAGGAGACCGGGGTCCCGCTCCTCGGCGAGATCCCGCTGGTGCGCGCGCTACGGGAGGCCGCCGACCGCGGCCTGCCGCTGGTCGCCGCAGACCCGGCCCACCCCGCAAGCCGCGCGTTTCGCGAGGTCGCCGAGCGCGTCCTCGTACGGCTCGCCGCAACACACGAGAGCGCGGCGGAGCGCCGCGGCCTCGACGTCCTGACTTAGATCAGCGAGGGGCTCCCGCCCCTCGCCCCGGCGGGCGAAGCCCGCCGGGTCCTCACTCCCCGCTCGCTTCGCTCGGCCGCGCGCGCGGCGCGCGCGGAGATTCCATCTCGAGTCGAGCTCGCCCCCGCAGGCTTACTGGCGTGCCGGTGCCGTCGCCCCGCGCCGCTCCACCGACGCGAGCAGCACGATGGCGACGCCGACGGTGATGGCCGCGTCCGCCACGTTGAAGGCGGGCCAGTGCAGCCCGCCCCAGTGAAGGTCGAGGAAGTCGACGACCTCCCCGTAGCGCACCCGGTCGAGGAGGTTGCCGAGCGCGCCGCCCAGGATGGCGCCGAGCGCCGCCACGCGCCAGCGCTGGTCGGCGGGCGTGCGCCGCAGGTAGGAGAGCACGGCCGCGGTCGCAACCACGGTCACGGCGAGGAAGAGCGGCAGCCGCACGCCGACCGGGGCCGCCGCCAGCACGCCGAAGGCCGCCCCCGTGTTGCGCACGTAGCTGAGGGCGAAGAAGGGGGTCACCGGGATCGTCTCGTGCAGCACGAGCGTGCGCTCGACCAGGGCCTTCGTCGCCTGGTCCGCGAGCACGACGGCGAGCGCCACCAGTGCAGCGAGACGCACCCTGGGATCACCCGGGAGGCTCACGAGATCACGGCCGCGCAGCGCGCGCAGATGTCGGGATGTCGCGGGTCGTCACCGAGCGCGCGCATGTTCCAGCAGCGCGCGCACTTGCGGCCCGCCGCCCGCTCCACCCGGACGCGCAGGCCCGGCACGACGGGGCTCTCCGGCGCCCCGGCTCCGTCGCCGAGCACGACGCCACCCACGAGGAAGATCTCGGACAGCTCGGCGGCGTGCTCGGCGAGCAGCGTCGCGAGGCCGTCCACGCCGCCGTCCGCCATGCCGAGCACGACGCAGGCCTCGAGCGACTGCTTCACCAGCCCGGCCTTGCGGGCCTCCTCGATCGCCTTGGTGACGGCGCCGCGCACCGCGAGCAGCCGCTCGAAGCGGGCCGCCAGCGCCGGCGCGTGCCAGGCCGCGGGCGGCGCGGGGAGGCCGGCGAGAAACACGCTCGCGGGCTGCTCGCGGCCCGGCGCGTGCGCCCAGACGTCCTCGGCCGTGAAGGAGAGGATCGGCGCCATGAGCCGCACGAGCACGTCGAGGATCGCGTGGAGCGTCGTTTGCGTGGCGCGGCGCTCCGGCCCCTGGGCGCGCTCGCAGTAGAGCCGGTCCTTGCGGACGTCGAGGTAGAAGGCGCTCAGATCCACGCTGCAGAAGTTGTTGAGCGCGTGGTAGATCACGTGGAACTCGTACGCGTCGTACGCCGCGCGACACCGCTCGGCGAGCGCGCGCGTCTGGTGCAGCGCCCAGCGCTCCAGCGCGGGCAGGCGTTCGTACGCCACGGCGTCGCGCGCCGGGTCGAAGTCGTAGAGGTTGGCGAGGAGAAAGCGGCCGGTGTTGCGGATGCGCCGGTAGGCCTCGACGAGCTGTCCCAGGATCTCCTCGGAGATGCGCACGTCCTCGCGGTAGTCCTCGGCCGCCACCCAGAGCCGCAGCAGCTCGGCGCCGTGGCGCCTGATGACCTCCTCGGGCGCGATCACGTTGCGGAGCGACTTCGACATCTTGCGCCCGGCGCCGTCGAGCACGAAGCCGTGCGTGAGCACGGTGTCGTACGGCGCCCTGCCCTCCACCGCGACGCCGGTCAGCAGCGCGCTGTGGAACCATCCCCGATGCTGGTCGCTGCCCTCGAGGTACACGTCGGCGTGGCCGAGCTGCGGATGGCGCTCGACGACCGACCGCCAGCTGACGCCCGAGTCGAACCAGACGTCGAGGATGTCGTCCTCGCGACGAAACGCCTCGCCGCCGCAGGCGGCGCAGCGCGTCCCCGGCGGGACCAGGTCCGCGACCGGGCGCCGGAACCACGCGTCCGCCCCTTCACGCTCGAAGATCGCCGCGACGTGCGTGCAGAGCGCTTCGCTCACCAGCGGCGCGGCGCACCGCTCGCAGTAGAGAGCGACCACCGGCACGCCCCAGTCGCGCTGGCGCGACACGCACCAGTCCGGCCGCGTGGCGATCATGTTGGTGATCCGCTCCCGCCCCCACGGTGGGATCCAGCGCACGCGGTCGATCTCCGCGAGCGCCCGGCGGCGCAGGTCGCCGCGCTCCATGCCGATGAACCACTGCTCCGTGGCGCGGAAGACGATCGGGTTCTTGCACCGCCAGCAGTGGGGGTAGCTGTGCACGAAGACCTCGGAGGCGAGGAGCGCGCCCACCTCGCGGAGCCGCTCGACGATGCGCGCGTCGGCGTCGAACACGCGGAGGCCCGCCCACTCCGGCACCTCGGCGGTGAACCGCCCATGGGCGTCGACCGGCGCCAGCACCTCGAGGCCGTAGCGGAGGCCGGTCTCGTAGTCCTCCTGCCCGTGCCCCGGGGCGGTGTGGACGAGCCCGGTGCCGCTCTCGAGCGTGACGTAGTCGGCGAGGACGACCGGGACCTCGCGCGGCAGCCAGGGGTGCCGGCAGCGGCTCCCCTCGAGGTCGCGGCCGCGGCAGCGTGCGAGCGGCGGCGGCGTCTCGGCCGCGCCGAGTGCGCCTGCCACTGCGTCAGCGCGCGCCGCGGCGACCACGAGCGTCCGCCCGGCGCACTCGATCGCCACGTACTCGTGATCGGGATGGACGGCGACGGCGAGGCTCGCGGGCAGCGTCCACGGGGTCGTCGTCCAGATCGCGGCAGCCGGCGCGCGCAGTCCGCCGAGCGCCGCCGGCAGCGGCGGGACGAAGGGATAGGCGACGTAGACCGACGGCGAGCTCAGGTCGGCGTACTCGACCTCGGCCTCGGCGAGCGCGGTCGCGCAGGATGGGCACCAGTAGACGGGCTTCTTCCCCCGGTAGAGGAGCCCGCCGGCGATGCAACGCCCGAGAACGCGCACCTCCTCCGCTTCGTACGACGGATCCATGGTGAGGTAGGGATGCTCCCAGTCACCGAGGATGCCGAGTCGCTCGAACTCGACGCGCTGGACGGCGACGTAGCGCTCCGCGTAGGCGCGGCAGCGCTCGCGGATCTCGAGCTTGGAGAGCCGTTCCTTGCGGCCGACTTCACGTTCCACCTCGAGCTCGATCGGCAGCCCGTGGCAGTCCCACCCGGGCACGTAGGGCGCGAAGCGGCCGCCCATCGCGCGGTGCTTCACGATGACGTCCTTCAGCACCTTGTTGAGCGTGTGGCCGATGTGGATGTTGCCGTTGGCGTACGGCGGTCCGTCGTGCAGCACGAAGCGTTGACGGCCGGCATTCGCCTCGAGGAGCTTCTCGTAGAGCCGCATGTCGGCCCAGCGCCGGAGGATCTCCGGCTCGCGCTGGGCGAGGTTGGCGCGCATCGGGAATTCGGTGCGCGGCAGGTTGAGCGTCTCCCGGTAGTCCATCGCGGCGGACGGCCACGGTAGCAGCGGCCTTGCGCGCTTTCAAAGGCTCAGCGCGGCGCGAAGGCCGCAAGGGCGCGCGCCACGGCCGCGGCGCGCGGCTCGCCGACCGGGTTCGGGAACACGATCGTGAGCGTCGCACCGGCGGCGCGGTAGGCGGCGACACGCTCCCGGCAGCGCACGGGATCGCCCACCAGCGTGACCGCGTCCGCGAGCGCGTCGCTCACGGCCCGCTCCGCGGCGGCGACGTCGCGCCGCGTCCAG
This sequence is a window from Deltaproteobacteria bacterium. Protein-coding genes within it:
- a CDS encoding TetR/AcrR family transcriptional regulator yields the protein MTVVNCHSFMNKASLRVAPANRVERRRERTRRDLLAAAVRVLARKGLHDTKVADIAAAADIGVGTFYLHFPTKDALFDAVVEETVARLKATIDAARAAAPDAVARMRAANAAFCRFAQENREVFKIVFGHAAAYNDVIRRAQALFAADIEETIREGVASGAFAPVPPPLAAQAVVGMATQVLSWWTEQESLSIDTLQETMIGLALRGLGVHAPDAGAPRGGPSHG
- a CDS encoding ferritin-like domain-containing protein, which translates into the protein MADAALRTAPEEEQGESLPTTFDLHYTWRYEPARLELKNLYEKAKRDQWNATDQLPWSTDVDPERENVPDLQIPVYGTHIWEKLTAADIRKLRREALAWTLSQFMHGEQGALLATAQIVDATPWIESKFYGATQVMDEARHVEVYSRYLREKLTAAYPVNRHLKVLLDQILTDSRWDMKYLGMQIMVEGLAMAAFGYMHKMCQEPLLTELTHYVMRDESRHVAFGVLSLSDFYHDLPARELREREEFLYEGCRLMRDRLLMEDVWEVMGWPVDEVREIVLASPQMKLFRQMLFSKVVPNVKRLGLLSPYVRERFAELDILQFENEEPSA
- a CDS encoding DNA mismatch repair protein MutS; protein product: MEGVARLGDDRGNRIEGPRPAGASRRPVSEEAEALALLSDLVTGAARFDIADTREYIEGAIVGLDPRLVRRLRRGDFAWQAHLDLHGMTAEAARAAVDRFLTEAVRAGLRCVLIVHGRGLNSKDQMPVLKERLKVWLARGRPARVVLAFTTARPCDGGAGALYVLLRRDRTRRPIEVTEGAKR
- a CDS encoding helix-turn-helix transcriptional regulator; this translates as MRASRSSVTLSAGPPSQAAEVIRKWRRRVGLTQEGLAQALSVTFSTVSRWENGHVLPSKLAWRALQQLAAELGCPLEDGNPEDGA
- a CDS encoding Mrp/NBP35 family ATP-binding protein encodes the protein MPGPQEILEALRSVKYPGYTRDIVSFGMVKDIQVSSAGTAVHLAPSTAQEEVVRQIEAAVRAAVAAMPGITGPVTVIREQAPQPQARRGPQPIPGVGSVLAVASGKGGVGKSTVATNLALALASLGQRTGLLDADVYGPSVPWMLGIEDKARPVEGGRLVPAEKHGLRVMSMGMFLGDQTPVIWRGPMVTKLITEFLRNVVWGELDVLVLDLPPGTGDVQLTLTQQVKITGGVIVTTPQEVALADVRRGIAMFQQMKAPVLGLIENMTYHICPGCGARADIFAHGGGARMAEETGVPLLGEIPLVRALREAADRGLPLVAADPAHPASRAFREVAERVLVRLAATHESAAERRGLDVLT
- the lspA gene encoding signal peptidase II, which translates into the protein MRLAALVALAVVLADQATKALVERTLVLHETIPVTPFFALSYVRNTGAAFGVLAAAPVGVRLPLFLAVTVVATAAVLSYLRRTPADQRWRVAALGAILGGALGNLLDRVRYGEVVDFLDLHWGGLHWPAFNVADAAITVGVAIVLLASVERRGATAPARQ
- the ileS gene encoding isoleucine--tRNA ligase, which codes for MDYRETLNLPRTEFPMRANLAQREPEILRRWADMRLYEKLLEANAGRQRFVLHDGPPYANGNIHIGHTLNKVLKDVIVKHRAMGGRFAPYVPGWDCHGLPIELEVEREVGRKERLSKLEIRERCRAYAERYVAVQRVEFERLGILGDWEHPYLTMDPSYEAEEVRVLGRCIAGGLLYRGKKPVYWCPSCATALAEAEVEYADLSSPSVYVAYPFVPPLPAALGGLRAPAAAIWTTTPWTLPASLAVAVHPDHEYVAIECAGRTLVVAAARADAVAGALGAAETPPPLARCRGRDLEGSRCRHPWLPREVPVVLADYVTLESGTGLVHTAPGHGQEDYETGLRYGLEVLAPVDAHGRFTAEVPEWAGLRVFDADARIVERLREVGALLASEVFVHSYPHCWRCKNPIVFRATEQWFIGMERGDLRRRALAEIDRVRWIPPWGRERITNMIATRPDWCVSRQRDWGVPVVALYCERCAAPLVSEALCTHVAAIFEREGADAWFRRPVADLVPPGTRCAACGGEAFRREDDILDVWFDSGVSWRSVVERHPQLGHADVYLEGSDQHRGWFHSALLTGVAVEGRAPYDTVLTHGFVLDGAGRKMSKSLRNVIAPEEVIRRHGAELLRLWVAAEDYREDVRISEEILGQLVEAYRRIRNTGRFLLANLYDFDPARDAVAYERLPALERWALHQTRALAERCRAAYDAYEFHVIYHALNNFCSVDLSAFYLDVRKDRLYCERAQGPERRATQTTLHAILDVLVRLMAPILSFTAEDVWAHAPGREQPASVFLAGLPAPPAAWHAPALAARFERLLAVRGAVTKAIEEARKAGLVKQSLEACVVLGMADGGVDGLATLLAEHAAELSEIFLVGGVVLGDGAGAPESPVVPGLRVRVERAAGRKCARCWNMRALGDDPRHPDICARCAAVIS